A single window of Granulicella mallensis MP5ACTX8 DNA harbors:
- the hypE gene encoding hydrogenase expression/formation protein HypE gives MPMAIAPETVKVKEEERVSPVFGSCPLPIFDHKQIVLGHGSGGKLTSELIEKIFLPAFSNPILDKLDDQALLNIGDTRLAFTTDSFVVTPIFFPGGDIGRLAVHGTVNDLAMSGARPLYLSAAFILEEGLRVEDLCRVVESMRAAAADSGVHFVTGDTKVVNRGKGDQIFITTTGIGVVEANVNISASRAQPGDCILLSGTIGDHGMAIMSQREGLEFESEIASDCASLHDLVAQMLATPSETTDFLHCLRDPTRGGVATTLNEIAKASHSGMLLHEQSIPVRESVRGACEILGLDPLYVANEGKLLAVVAPEMGEAVLARMRQHPLGRDAAIIGEVVATHPGMVLMKTGIGGTRVLDVMFGEQLPRIC, from the coding sequence ATGCCCATGGCGATCGCACCGGAGACCGTGAAGGTAAAGGAAGAAGAAAGAGTCTCGCCCGTCTTCGGCTCGTGTCCGCTGCCCATCTTCGATCACAAGCAGATCGTGCTCGGTCATGGCAGCGGTGGCAAGCTCACTTCCGAGCTCATCGAGAAGATCTTTCTTCCCGCCTTCAGCAATCCCATCCTCGACAAGCTGGACGACCAGGCGTTACTCAACATCGGAGACACGCGTCTTGCGTTCACCACCGACTCCTTCGTCGTCACCCCCATCTTCTTCCCCGGAGGCGACATCGGCCGTCTCGCCGTGCACGGTACCGTCAACGATCTGGCCATGAGCGGTGCCCGCCCCCTCTACCTCTCAGCCGCGTTCATCCTGGAGGAAGGCCTGCGGGTTGAGGATCTCTGCCGCGTCGTCGAATCCATGCGGGCCGCCGCTGCCGATTCCGGGGTGCACTTCGTCACGGGGGACACCAAGGTCGTCAACCGGGGCAAGGGCGACCAGATCTTCATTACCACTACCGGCATCGGCGTCGTGGAGGCGAACGTCAACATCTCCGCCAGCCGCGCCCAGCCTGGCGATTGCATCCTCCTGAGCGGAACCATCGGCGATCATGGCATGGCCATCATGTCGCAGCGTGAGGGCTTGGAGTTCGAGAGCGAGATCGCCAGCGACTGTGCCTCTCTCCACGATCTCGTCGCACAGATGCTAGCCACACCCTCAGAGACGACAGACTTCCTTCACTGCCTGCGAGACCCGACGCGCGGCGGCGTTGCAACCACGCTCAATGAAATCGCTAAAGCCAGCCACTCCGGCATGCTTCTGCACGAGCAGTCCATCCCCGTGCGGGAGTCCGTCCGCGGCGCCTGCGAGATCCTCGGGCTAGACCCGCTTTACGTCGCCAACGAGGGCAAGCTGCTAGCCGTTGTGGCGCCCGAGATGGGCGAAGCTGTCCTCGCCCGTATGCGCCAGCATCCCCTTGGGCGGGACGCTGCGATCATTGGCGAAGTCGTCGCCACCCATCCGGGCATGGTGTTGATGAAGACCGGTATCGGCGGTACCCGTGTGCTTGACGTCATGTTCGGCGAGCAGCTGCCGCGCATCTGTTGA
- a CDS encoding NADH-quinone oxidoreductase subunit B family protein has protein sequence MAEQASTITKAPAVSDIHIVWITAGLGCDGDSVSITAAEQPSIEDVLLGAIPGLPKVHLHNPVLAYENGDDFMKFYYDAEKGLLDPFVLVVEGSIPNEKIKEEGYWAAVGTNPETGQPITTCEWIDRLAPKALAVIGAGTCATYGGIHAMAGNPTGCMGLADYLGWDWRSKAGLPIVNVPGCPVQPDNFMETVLYLLYQVAGLAPMIPLDKQLRPTWLFGKTVHEGCDRGSYYEQGDFAHNYGSSKCLVKLGCWGPVVDCNVTKRGWMRGIGGCPNVGGICIGCTMPGFPDKFMPFMDEPPGGTLSSTIIGTYGRMIRTLRGITNTTLNKEPKWRHSRPELTTGYHPTTY, from the coding sequence ATGGCTGAACAAGCAAGCACGATCACTAAGGCTCCAGCTGTCTCCGATATACACATTGTCTGGATCACTGCCGGTCTGGGTTGCGACGGGGACAGCGTCTCCATTACCGCAGCCGAGCAGCCCAGCATCGAAGACGTTCTCCTGGGAGCTATTCCCGGCCTGCCCAAGGTCCACCTGCACAACCCCGTTCTTGCTTACGAGAACGGCGATGATTTTATGAAGTTCTACTACGACGCCGAAAAGGGTTTGCTCGATCCTTTTGTGTTGGTCGTCGAAGGCTCCATCCCTAACGAGAAGATCAAAGAAGAGGGCTACTGGGCCGCCGTCGGCACTAACCCCGAGACAGGCCAGCCGATCACTACCTGCGAATGGATCGATCGCCTCGCGCCGAAGGCTCTCGCGGTAATCGGTGCAGGAACTTGCGCAACCTATGGCGGAATTCACGCCATGGCGGGCAATCCTACTGGCTGCATGGGCCTCGCCGATTATCTCGGCTGGGACTGGCGCTCCAAGGCCGGTTTGCCCATCGTCAACGTGCCTGGCTGTCCGGTGCAGCCCGACAACTTCATGGAGACCGTACTCTATCTGCTCTATCAAGTCGCTGGCCTCGCGCCTATGATTCCTCTGGACAAACAGCTCCGTCCGACATGGCTCTTCGGCAAGACGGTGCATGAAGGCTGCGACCGAGGTTCCTATTATGAGCAGGGCGACTTTGCTCACAACTATGGCTCCTCCAAATGCCTCGTCAAACTTGGCTGCTGGGGCCCGGTGGTCGATTGCAATGTGACCAAGCGCGGCTGGATGCGCGGTATCGGCGGCTGTCCGAATGTTGGCGGTATCTGCATCGGCTGCACCATGCCCGGATTCCCCGACAAGTTCATGCCGTTCATGGATGAGCCGCCGGGCGGCACGCTCTCTTCCACCATCATCGGTACCTATGGGCGCATGATCCGCACCCTTCGCGGCATCACCAACACGACGCTCAACAAAGAGCCGAAGTGGCGCCATTCAAGGCCAGAGCTCACCACCGGCTATCACCCCACGACCTACTAA
- a CDS encoding nickel-dependent hydrogenase large subunit, whose amino-acid sequence MATIPETLAHEAQKKRTLVEMNWDPITRIVGSLGIFTKIDFQNREVAECYSTSSIFRGYSVFMKGKDPRDAHFITSRICGICGDNHATCAVYAQNMAFGVRPPALAEWIINLGEAAEYMFDHNIFQDNLVGVDFCEQMVKETNPGVWDKAQSTPSPNADKHGYKTIADIMTALNPFTGTFYRETLAMSRLTREMFCLMEGRHVHPSTLYPGGVGTVATIQLFTDYLVRLMKYVEFMKKVVPLHDDLFDFFYEALPGYEKVGLRRTLLACWGSYNDPDYCDYQYKNMDAWGKKMFVTPGVVVDGKLVTNNLVDINRNIRILLGSSYYEDWQGKETFVKKDPLGNPIDQNHPWNQTTTPRPQKRDFNGNYTWVMSPRWYDERTGDHLALDTGGGPIARLWSTALSGLVDINYVKATGHSVKINLPKTALLPEVEFEWKIPQWSNTIERDRARTYFQAYAAATALHFVEKALAELHAGRTATWSEFKVPDDAIGCGFHEAVRGVLSHHVVIRDGKIANYHPYPPTPWNANPRDIYGTPGPYEDAVQNTPLFEENGPDKFKGIDIMRTVRSFDPCLPCGVHMYVGDGRTIEVQHSPMFGAAGNK is encoded by the coding sequence ATGGCGACGATTCCTGAAACTCTGGCCCACGAAGCACAGAAAAAGCGCACTCTTGTCGAGATGAACTGGGATCCGATCACCCGCATCGTCGGGAGCCTCGGTATCTTCACCAAGATCGACTTCCAGAACCGTGAAGTCGCCGAGTGCTACAGCACCTCGTCCATCTTTCGCGGGTACTCTGTTTTCATGAAGGGGAAGGATCCGCGCGATGCCCACTTCATCACCAGCCGCATCTGCGGCATCTGCGGAGACAACCACGCGACCTGCGCTGTTTACGCGCAGAACATGGCCTTCGGCGTGCGCCCGCCCGCGTTAGCCGAGTGGATCATCAACCTCGGCGAAGCGGCCGAGTACATGTTTGACCACAACATCTTTCAGGACAATCTCGTCGGCGTCGACTTCTGCGAGCAGATGGTGAAGGAGACCAATCCCGGCGTCTGGGACAAAGCCCAGTCCACTCCTTCGCCCAACGCGGACAAGCATGGCTATAAAACCATCGCCGACATCATGACGGCGCTCAACCCCTTCACCGGCACCTTCTATCGTGAGACGCTCGCGATGAGCCGCCTCACCCGCGAGATGTTCTGCCTCATGGAAGGTCGCCACGTTCATCCGTCTACCCTCTATCCGGGCGGCGTCGGCACCGTGGCCACCATTCAGCTCTTCACCGACTACCTGGTTCGCCTGATGAAGTATGTCGAGTTCATGAAGAAGGTTGTGCCGCTACACGATGACCTCTTCGACTTCTTCTACGAAGCTCTTCCCGGCTATGAGAAGGTCGGCCTGCGCCGCACGCTGCTGGCCTGTTGGGGCTCCTACAACGATCCCGATTATTGCGACTATCAGTACAAGAACATGGACGCGTGGGGCAAGAAGATGTTCGTCACCCCCGGCGTCGTCGTGGACGGCAAGCTCGTTACGAATAACCTGGTCGACATCAACCGCAACATCCGCATCCTGCTTGGCAGCTCCTACTACGAGGACTGGCAGGGCAAAGAGACCTTCGTCAAGAAGGACCCGCTTGGCAATCCGATCGACCAGAACCATCCCTGGAACCAGACGACTACGCCGCGTCCGCAGAAGCGCGACTTCAACGGCAACTACACCTGGGTTATGTCGCCGCGCTGGTATGACGAACGTACCGGCGATCATCTCGCGCTCGACACTGGCGGCGGCCCCATCGCGCGCCTCTGGTCCACTGCGCTCTCCGGCCTGGTCGATATCAACTACGTGAAGGCCACCGGTCACAGCGTCAAGATCAATCTTCCCAAAACCGCGCTTCTTCCCGAGGTTGAATTCGAGTGGAAGATCCCGCAGTGGAGCAATACCATCGAGCGCGATCGCGCTCGCACCTACTTCCAGGCCTACGCCGCTGCCACCGCCCTGCACTTCGTTGAGAAGGCCCTCGCCGAACTGCACGCTGGCCGCACCGCCACCTGGTCTGAGTTCAAAGTTCCCGATGACGCTATCGGTTGCGGATTCCACGAGGCGGTACGCGGCGTGCTTTCGCATCATGTTGTCATTCGCGACGGCAAGATCGCCAATTATCACCCCTATCCGCCTACTCCGTGGAATGCAAATCCGCGCGATATCTATGGCACGCCCGGCCCCTATGAAGATGCGGTGCAGAACACGCCGCTCTTCGAAGAGAACGGTCCCGACAAGTTCAAGGGAATCGATATCATGCGAACAGTTCGCAGCTTCGATCCCTGTCTCCCCTGCGGCGTGCATATGTATGTCGGCGACGGCCGCACCATTGAGGTCCAACACTCGCCCATGTTTGGGGCTGCGGGGAACAAATAA
- a CDS encoding NifU family protein — MAASAVVIESIGENQSASAASPQPRKPSEFKVQTDRVEKLAARLEQANDPETRATALELVQSVIELHGAALQALIDRCIATEEGERILNEALQDDLVSSMFLLHNLHPDDLETRVLRGIESVRPYLQEHGGDCELAGLDNGIVRLRLHGNCGSCPSSSLTLKNAVEEALFQAAPDIKEIIAENSAAKPATSNLVMIQ, encoded by the coding sequence ATGGCCGCCTCTGCTGTTGTCATTGAAAGCATCGGAGAGAACCAGTCTGCTTCGGCTGCGTCGCCGCAACCTCGCAAACCCAGTGAGTTCAAGGTTCAAACCGATCGCGTCGAAAAGCTCGCAGCCCGTCTCGAACAGGCCAACGATCCCGAGACCCGCGCCACGGCGCTTGAACTCGTGCAGTCCGTCATCGAATTGCATGGTGCCGCATTGCAGGCTCTCATCGACCGCTGCATCGCTACCGAAGAAGGCGAACGCATCCTCAATGAGGCCCTGCAGGACGATCTCGTCTCCAGCATGTTCCTTCTGCACAACCTGCATCCCGACGATCTCGAAACCCGCGTTCTGCGCGGCATTGAATCCGTACGCCCGTATCTGCAGGAGCATGGTGGCGACTGCGAGCTTGCCGGACTGGACAACGGCATTGTGCGCCTGCGTCTTCACGGTAACTGCGGCAGTTGTCCTTCGTCCTCGCTCACTCTCAAAAACGCCGTCGAAGAGGCACTCTTTCAGGCCGCGCCGGATATCAAAGAGATTATTGCGGAAAACTCGGCAGCCAAACCTGCCACCTCAAACCTTGTGATGATCCAGTAA
- a CDS encoding DUF5947 family protein, whose translation MSEAFNETPERDAASSFLRQFARRRTSAEPEERCELCSTALNPLHQHLLDPKKRQILCACDGCAILFCGQAGAHYLRVPRRLRSLIDFQISDLQWEALMVPINLAFFYRDTAADKVFAMYPSPAGATESLLTLDSWQEIVAQNPDLQTMEADVEALLVNRVGNSSEYYLVPIDECYRLVGIIRMHWRGLSGGTDVWKEIQRFFDDLRARSTESRRPVHA comes from the coding sequence ATGAGTGAAGCCTTCAATGAGACACCGGAACGCGACGCGGCGTCTTCGTTCCTGCGCCAGTTTGCCCGCCGGCGCACGTCCGCGGAACCGGAAGAGCGCTGCGAACTCTGTAGCACCGCGCTTAATCCTCTGCATCAGCACCTTCTCGATCCAAAGAAACGGCAGATCCTTTGCGCCTGCGACGGGTGCGCCATTCTCTTCTGCGGTCAGGCGGGAGCGCACTATCTTCGCGTGCCGCGCCGTCTCCGCAGCCTCATCGACTTCCAGATCAGCGATCTGCAGTGGGAGGCGTTGATGGTTCCCATCAACCTCGCCTTCTTCTATCGCGACACCGCCGCCGACAAGGTCTTCGCAATGTATCCCAGCCCGGCTGGCGCCACCGAATCTCTTCTCACACTCGATTCCTGGCAGGAGATCGTTGCGCAGAATCCGGATCTCCAGACCATGGAGGCTGATGTCGAAGCACTTCTCGTCAACCGGGTCGGCAACAGTTCGGAGTACTATCTCGTGCCGATCGATGAATGTTATCGCCTGGTTGGAATCATCCGCATGCATTGGCGCGGACTATCCGGCGGCACCGACGTGTGGAAAGAGATTCAGCGGTTTTTTGACGACCTGCGCGCACGCAGTACAGAGAGCCGGAGGCCCGTGCATGCCTGA
- a CDS encoding DUF6084 family protein yields MPELQFQIEGAEAVKHAATPLLALKLRITNLPASEPIHTLTLKCQVQIEPAKRRYLPPEQEKLADLFGEPSRWSRTVKPLHWMNTSVAVQGFTGSVLVDLELPCTFDFNVASTKYFHALEAGDIPLCVMFSGTVFYQSQQETLQVAQIPWDREAYFKLPVSIWKEMMDAHFPNSAWLSLRRDTFEQLYDYKVRNGLPTWEQAIERLISSNEVVAERPDEVTA; encoded by the coding sequence ATGCCTGAGCTTCAGTTCCAGATCGAGGGCGCAGAGGCGGTGAAGCACGCGGCTACGCCCTTGCTTGCACTCAAGCTGCGCATCACGAATCTTCCCGCGAGCGAGCCCATCCATACCCTCACGCTCAAGTGCCAAGTCCAGATCGAGCCGGCAAAGCGTCGCTATCTTCCGCCCGAGCAGGAAAAACTCGCCGACCTCTTCGGCGAACCTTCGCGCTGGAGCCGTACCGTCAAGCCGCTGCACTGGATGAACACCAGCGTCGCCGTGCAGGGATTTACCGGCAGCGTTCTCGTTGACCTCGAACTTCCGTGCACCTTCGACTTCAACGTCGCTTCCACCAAGTACTTCCACGCGCTCGAAGCGGGTGATATCCCCCTCTGCGTCATGTTCAGCGGAACGGTCTTCTATCAGTCACAACAAGAGACGCTGCAAGTGGCGCAGATACCGTGGGATCGTGAGGCTTATTTCAAACTTCCTGTCTCCATTTGGAAGGAGATGATGGACGCACACTTTCCTAACAGCGCCTGGCTCAGTCTGCGCCGCGACACTTTCGAACAGCTCTACGACTACAAGGTTCGTAATGGTCTGCCCACATGGGAGCAGGCCATCGAGCGTCTGATCTCCTCGAACGAGGTCGTCGCTGAGAGACCTGACGAGGTGACGGCATGA
- a CDS encoding hydrogenase maturation protease, producing the protein MTGTTLVAGVGNIFLGDDAFGVEVARSLARRTLAPDILVKDFGIRGFDLAYALLEPWDAVILVDALPRNDAPGTLYIVEPDLSQMGDPSTPGMEMNPHSMDPVRVLNLALTMGPITAPVFVVGCEPHDFGDELEGRMGLSAPVQAVVEEASNMVEGLVARIRADATTIQPPVLAAM; encoded by the coding sequence ATGACGGGCACAACTTTAGTTGCGGGCGTTGGCAACATCTTCCTCGGCGATGACGCCTTCGGTGTCGAGGTAGCGCGCTCTCTCGCTCGCCGCACTCTTGCGCCCGACATCCTCGTGAAGGACTTCGGCATTCGCGGCTTCGATCTCGCATACGCACTGCTCGAGCCCTGGGACGCCGTCATCCTCGTCGATGCACTTCCGCGCAACGATGCTCCGGGCACGCTCTACATCGTTGAACCCGACCTTTCGCAGATGGGCGATCCCTCCACTCCGGGGATGGAGATGAATCCACACAGCATGGATCCGGTGCGCGTTCTCAATCTTGCGCTCACGATGGGACCGATCACAGCCCCCGTCTTTGTCGTCGGCTGCGAGCCCCACGACTTCGGTGATGAATTGGAGGGCCGTATGGGCCTCTCCGCGCCGGTGCAAGCCGTAGTAGAAGAAGCGTCCAACATGGTGGAAGGACTTGTCGCAAGGATCAGGGCAGACGCAACCACCATACAACCGCCGGTATTGGCGGCAATGTAG
- a CDS encoding DUF6893 family small protein, protein MTEKIFLGVVGLVIVVIAVATAPDLIRYMKIRSM, encoded by the coding sequence ATGACAGAGAAAATTTTCTTAGGCGTGGTCGGATTAGTCATTGTCGTCATCGCGGTAGCAACGGCTCCGGATCTGATTCGCTACATGAAGATCCGCTCTATGTAA
- a CDS encoding hydrogenase maturation nickel metallochaperone HypA/HybF — protein sequence MHELSIAISMIDQIAEESASRGGLDVEAVHLRLGVFAGVDKNALLFAYELACEGTPLQGSRLIIETVPLLVYCPVCRQERTPPSVYQICCPECLAPTPEILTGREMEVASLEVAA from the coding sequence ATGCACGAACTTTCGATTGCCATCAGCATGATCGATCAGATCGCCGAGGAGTCCGCAAGCCGCGGAGGCCTGGACGTGGAGGCTGTCCATCTGCGTCTCGGTGTCTTCGCCGGCGTGGACAAGAATGCTCTACTCTTTGCCTATGAACTTGCCTGTGAAGGAACTCCTTTACAGGGTTCACGCCTGATCATCGAAACGGTTCCCCTGCTGGTCTACTGCCCTGTCTGTCGGCAGGAGCGCACGCCGCCCTCCGTGTACCAGATCTGCTGTCCGGAGTGTCTTGCGCCGACACCGGAGATTCTTACCGGCCGCGAGATGGAAGTCGCATCCCTGGAGGTTGCCGCATGA